The Rouxiella sp. WC2420 region GACGATTATGCATCCAGCCGGTGGCATTTAGCTGACGCATCGCTGCATCAACGATCGGATAGCCCGTTTTACCCTGCTGCCAGGCCTTCAAATCATCGGGTGCATCACGCCAGCGCACACCCTTTGTCCATTCAACAAACGGCTGATGCTTGCACAATGATGGCCAGGTCGCCAGCAGATGGCGGTAGAATTCGCGCCAAACTAGTTCGTTTAACCAACCAAAAGCACCACCGTCTGTTTTCTCTAAAAGATGAGGATGTTCGGTACGCAGGCGATTGAAACACTGTCGCGGTGAGATGACGCCAATCGCCAGATAGGGAGACAGCGTGCTGGTGCCGTCAATCGCGGGTAAATCTCGCTGTTCGATGTAATCTTCAACATTTTCGCGGCAAAATCGTCGCAAACGATCACGAGCGGCCTCTTCGCCAATCGGAAAATCATCGCCAATATCCTGCTGAGGATAGTCAAAAGGTTCTATCCTGTCGTCGTGGGCTTTATGCGCTTTTTTGCGCGCGTGCGGAGCTGGCAAGGAGCGGCTGTCTGACTCATTCAGGCGTTGCAGAAAAGCACGGCGAAACGGCGTGTAAACCTTATACATTTCACCGCTGCCGGTGGTCACCGAACCGGGTGGCAACAACAGACTGTCGTCAAAACGCTGAATTTGCAGTTTGGCAGACAGGGATTTATCGACCTCGGCGTCACGCTCGACCTCGTTAATCTCCACCTGATTATTATAATAAAGGGTGTCAACCTGCTGTTCTTCAGTGAATTTTTTTAGCCAGTTTATGCTGTCAGAAAACAGGTCGCACTGATGGTAATACAGTGGGATGCCGCGCTCTTTGAGCATCTCCTGCAAAGCCAGCAGATGCTGATAGATAAACGTGGCCTGACGAGGGGCCATATCATGGCGGTGCCACTGCTTGGGAGTGGCAATGAAAACGGCAATCACTTTGGCGTCTACATCTTCGCAGGCGGCGGACAGCGCGCGGTTATCAGTGACGCGTAAATCGTTACGAAACCAGACCAGGTGGGTGGTCATAACAAAATAATCCTTATACTTTTAATCACAATCTCAATGCCCATAGCGCAGGCGTAGGGCCTCGGGATAAGGTTCGAAATAGCGCTGCTGCTGTAAATAGGCATCGGGATATTCATGCATATAATGTTTTAGCAGTGTGATCGGTGCCAGCAGCGGTTGCATCCCTTGCCGATAATGGTCGATCAACTGTGCCAATTCCTGTCGCTGCCCGCTAGTCAGCTGTTTGCGGAAATAGCCCTGGACGTGCATCAACACGTTGGTGTGGTTGCGCCGTGTTGCCTTGTGAGTCATCAGGGTCATCAGCCGATTGCGATATTCGATAAAATATTCTTCCAGTGAAGACCATTTATCCATTGATGCCACAAAGCGCCCGAGGTCGCGATATTCAGGTTGAGAATGCGCCAGCAAAGAAAGCTTATAACGGCTATGAAATGCCATCAGTTTTCCGCGCGTCAAACCGGATTGGCGAAGCATCTTAAGTTCATAAAGCGCAAAAACTCGCTCGACAAAATTCTCACGCAGCACTGGATCGTTAAGGCGTCCGTCTTCTTCAATCGGCAACCACGGCAGTTGTTTTTGCAGCTCGGCGGTATAAATCCCCACCCCGCTTTTACTGTTGTCTTTGCTGTTTTCGCGATAAACACGCACCCGCTCCATGCCGCAGCTTGGGGACTTGGCGCAAAGAATATAACCGCAGAGGTGTTCGAGCGCGGCTACCCGCTGCTCGGAATACTGTTGCATTTTATCGGTAATATCGACGTCGGCATCATTGCTGAACTGCATGCGGATGCTATCACTCGTTTGTACCAGTCGCAGTGCGGGGCGAGGAGTGGGTAAGCCAATCGCCATTTCCGGGCAGACAGGTTCGAAGCGAACATAAGGAGCTAACTGCTCAACGGCAAAGGCCAGCCGTTTATGCCCACCGTCAAAACGAACCTTTTCTCCCAGCAGGCAGGCGCTGATCCCAATCGGAATTTGTTCACTCATTTGCGACTCCTGGCGGTTTTGCATTCCATGGCGCAGCAAAATCCTGCAGCGCCCTGATTAAACCTATACAAAAAAAATCAATTGTACAAGTTTACTCGCAAAGCAGAGACAAAAAAACCAGCCGATTATCTGGCTGGTTTATGTTGTTTTTATGCCATCTCAAACAAGCTTAGCCCATCGCGATGAAGGGATTAGTAAAAATATTGTCCGGCCATTTCTACCTGCGCCAGCCACAGCGGTTTGTCGCTGGTTTGCGCCCACGCGCGGTAAAGCGAACTGTAAAAACGTGCGCGATCTGAGCGAAACAGCATTACCGGCAGCGCAAAGATACCGATCAGGACCACGGCGGTGCGACGCAATAACAGGCGAGACAAGGAATACGGGGTGTAATCAGACATGGGAGTTCTCCAAAACGGCCAGCCTGAGGCCCTAACGCGATAATGGACCGAGACTGGGATGACTCATAGGTTGTTTAATGAACAAATATTATCGCAAAGGCTGTAACTTTACTACTGATCAGACCACTTATTGGCGAATAAAAGCACAATTCGGCCATTGCACTGTAATAAAGTTACATTTTTGTTAAAAACCTACTTATCGCTGGTTAATTAATCTATTTCTCGCCATTTTTATACTTTTTTTACACCACCGCCCCGCATCTTTTCAGGTTCTTTAGAAGCCGATCTTTACACTCGTTTTATCAATAAGGGTGAACGTCATTATATCTCCCCGTCATCTTTGCCTTAGCAGCAAGGAGGACGGGGAATCAATTCAAGGGGTGGTTTGTGAACACAGGTGTTATCTGCGGCGCACTGCTGGTGCTTTTACTGCTCGGCTATCTCGTTTATGCCTTGCTCAATGCGGAGGAGTTTTAAATGGCCGCTTCCGCTTTTTTACTGATCGCCAGCTTTATGCTGGTCTTGCTGCTGCTTGCTCATCCGCTGGGTAAATTTATTGCCCGGCTGATTGAGGGAGAAGTCGGCGTGGCTATTGCCGGTTTTGAACGCCGGGTCTTAGGCCTTGCGGGCAGCTCTGATGGGGAGATGGACTGGAAACAGTTCGCGATAGCCATCTTCAGCTTCAACCTGCTGGGCATCATCTTTTTGATGGCTATTCTGATGCTGCAAGGTGTATTGCCGTGGAATCCACAACATATGCCAAATATGTCGTGGGATCTGGCATTCAACACCGCCGTAAGCTTTGTGACCAACACCAACTGGCAGGCCTACAGCGGAGAAAGCACCTTAAGCTATTTCAGTCAAATGGTTGGGCTGACAGTGCAGAACTTCCTGTCGGCCGCCACCGGGATTGCCGTGGCCTTCGCGATGATCCGCGCCTTTGCCCGCCCGTCGGGGAAAACGCTGGGCAATGCCTGGACCGATTTAATTCGCATCACGCTGTATCTGCTGCTGCCGCTCTCTCTGCTACTGGCATTGTATTTCGTCAGTCAGGGCGTGCTGCAAAATATGGAAGCCTACCAGCACGTCACTACGCTGGAAGGCGCGCAGCAAATCCTGCCGATGGGACCGGTCGCATCTCAGGAGGCGATCAAGATGCTCGGCACCAACGGCGGCGGTTTCTTTGGGGTCAACTCGGCGCATCCGTTCGAGAACCCGACTGCGATGACCAATATGGTGCAGATGCTGGCAATCTTCCTTATCCCCTGCGCGCTGTGCTTCTCGTTTGGCCGCGTGGTGGGCGACAGCCGTCAAGGTCATGCGCTGCTGTGGACCATGTCATTGATCTTTGTGGTTTGTGTGGTGATCGTGATGGCCGCCGAACTACAGGGCAATCCGCACCTGTCAGCCCTGGGCGCTGCCAGCAACATTAATATGGAAGGCAAAGAGGCGCGCTTCGGCATCCTGGCTTCCAGCATGTTCAGCGTGATCACCACCGCCGCCTCATGTGGTGCGGTCAACGCGATGCTCGACTCATTTACCGCGCTGGGTGGCATGATCCCACTGTGGCTGATGCAGATTGGCGAAGTGATATTCGGCGGCGTCGGCTCAGGCCTTTACGGCATGCTGCTGTTTGTATTACTGACAGTGTTTATTGCCGGGTTGATGATTGGCCGCACGCCGGAGTATCTCGGTAAAAAAATCGACGTCTTCGATATGAAAATGACCGCGCTGGCGATCCTGGTTACGCCGACGCTGGTTCTTCTCGGCACTGCGCTGGCCCTTATCAGCCCCGCCGGATTAACAGGGATTGCCAATCCCGGCGCACACGGATTCACCGAGGTGCTGTATGCCTACTCATCAGCGGCGAATAACAACGGGAGCGCCTTTGCCGGACTGAGCGTTAACACGCCTTTCTATAACCTGACGCTGGCGGTCACCATGTTCTTCGGCCGCTTCGGCGTGATTTTGCCGGTATTGGCTATCTGCGGTTCGCTGGTAGCGAAAAAACGCCAACCCGCAGGCAACGGGACGTTACCGACCTCAGGACCGCTGTTTATCGGCCTGCTGATCGGCACCATCCTGCTGGTCGGCGCGCTGACCTTTATTCCGGCGCTGGCGCTGGGTCCAGTGGCTGAACATTTACAGGTGTGGCTGGCGAAGTAACCCAGGCACCTTGCACAACAGATGGTAAAGAGAGAAGACGATGACTCGCAAAACACGTGCCTTGTTTGAACCCCGGTTAATCCGCACCGCCATTTTCGACGCGGTGAAAAAGCTGAGTCCGCGCGTTCAGTGGCGAAATCCGGTGATGTTCGTGGTGTATCTAGGCAGTATTCTCACCACGCTTATCTGGCTGGCGATTTTGCTGGGTAAAACCGAGGGCAGCGCCGGATTCACCGGCAGCGTTTCCCTGTGGCTGTGGTTTACCGTGCTGTTTGCCAACTTTGCCGAGGCATTGGCAGAGGGTCGCAGCAAGGCACAGGCCGAGAGCCTGAAAGGCGTACAGAAAACGAGCTGGGCGAAAAAACTTTATGAGGCGCGCTACGAATCACCGCCTATCAAAGTTGCGGCAGACAGCCTGCGCAAGGGTGACTTTGTGCTGATCGAAGCGGGTGACACTGTGCCTTGCGACGGTGAGGTGCTGGAAGGCGGAGCCTCGGTAGATGAAAGCGCCATAACCGGCGAATCTGCTCCGGTTATCCGTGAATCGGGCGGTGACTTTTCATCAGTTACCGGCGGGACCCGCGTGCTGTCCGACTGGCTGATCGTTGAATGTACCGTCAACCCTGGTGAAACTTTCCTCGACAGAATGATTGCCATGGTAGAAGGCGCGAAACGCCGCAAAACACCAAACGAGGTGGCGCTGACTATCTTGCTGGTCGCTCTGACGCTGGTGTTTGTGCTCGCCACCGCCACGCTGTATCCGTTCTCGCTGTTCAGCGTTGACGCCAGCCATGCCGGAACGCCAGTCACCGTGACCGTGCTGGTCGCGCTGCTGGTGTGCCTGATCCCGACCACCATCGGCGGCCTGTTATCGGCCATCGGCGTGGCGGGAATGAGCCGTATGTTAGAGGCCAACGTGATCGCCACCAGCGGCCGCGCGGTCGAAGCGGCTGGCGACGTCGACGTGTTGCTGCTGGATAAAACCGGCACCATCACGCTGGGTAACCGCCAGGCGGCACAGTTTTTACCGGCTCCCGGGGTCAGTGAGCAAGAACTTGCCGATGCGGCACAGCTGTCTTCACTGGCCGATGAAACGCCGGAAGGACGCAGCATCGTAGTATTGGCAAAACAACGCTTTAACCTGCGCGAACGCGACATCAAATCGCTGAACGCCACTTTTATCGCCTTCTCGGCGCAAACGCGTATGAGTGGCGTCAACATTGGCGAGCGGATTATTCGAAAAGGTGCTGTGGATGCGATTCGCCGTCACGTAGAAACCAATCAGGGGCACTTCCCGCCGGCGGTAGAAGGCCTGGTTGAAACCGTCGCTCGAAAAGGCGGTACTCCGCTGGTGGTTGCTGAAGGCGCGCGCGTGCTTGGCGTAGTTGAACTGAAAGACATCGTTAAAGGGGGCATTAAAGAACGCTTCTCCGAGCTGCGCAAGATGGGCATCAAAACGGTGATGATCACCGGGGATAACCGCTTGACCGCCGCCGCGATTGCCGCCGAAGCGGGCGTTGATGACTTTCTGGCAGAAGCGACACCGGAAGCCAAGCTGGCCTTGATTCGCCAGTATCAGTCCGAAGGGCGTCTGGTCGCAATGACCGGTGATGGCACCAACGATGCTCCCGCACTGGCACAGGCTGACGTGGCGGTGGCGATGAACTCGGGAACCCAGGCCGCTAAAGAAGCCGGAAACATGGTCGATTTGGACTCTAACCCGACCAAGCTGATTGAAGTCGTTCACATCGGGAAACAGATGCTGATGACGCGAGGTTCGCTGACCACTTTCAGTATTGCCAATGACGTGGCGAAGTACTTTGCCATCATTCCGGCAGCGTTTGCGGCGACCTATCCGCAGCTCAACGCGCTGAACGTGATGCATCTGCACTCGCCGTCGTCGGCCATTATGTCGGCGGTTATTTTTAACGCGTTGGTGATCGTGTTTCTGATCCCTCTGGCGCTGCGCGGGGTGAGCTACAAACCCATGAGCGCCGCCGCGCTGCTGCGTCGTAATCTGTGGATTTATGGGGTCGGCGGGCTGCTGGTGCCTTTCGTGGGCATCAAGGCTATTGACCTGATCCTTACCGTGCTGCATCTGGCCTGATTGCCGCATCGTTTATGAGTAGTTGGAAGAAAGGAATACATCAATGAGTATCGCTATTCGTCACCATTATTTCCGCCCTTCGCTGGTACTGCTGGTGCTGTTTACACTGATAACCGGTGTGGCGTATCCGCTATTGACCACCGGTTTGTCGGCGCTGCTGTTTCGCGCACCGGCACAGGGTTCACTGATTTACACTGCCGGTAAGCCGGTGGGTTCAGCCCTGATTGGTCAATCGTTTACCCGCATGGATTATTTTTGGGGGCGACCTTCCGCCACCTCGGATAGCGCCTATAATGCGATGGCATCCTCGGGGAGCAATCTTGCGGTCAGCAATCCGGCGCTTGATAAAGCAGTGGCCGATCGCGTGGCGGCACTGCGTAAGGCCAACCCAACCAGCTCGCCGCAGGTGCCCGTTGATTTGGTGACGGCCTCAGCCAGCGGACTTGACCCGCATCTTTCTGTTGATGCCGCACTTTGGCAGGCACAGCGCGTGGCAACGGCCAGAAATCTGACTCGCGACCAAGTGGTACAACTTATTGCAGCAAATACTTCAACACCGCTGGCGGCATTTACCGGACAATCGGTAGTAAATGTGCTGCAATTGAATCTGGCTTTGGATGCGTTAACTACTCAATAAGAAGAGACAGTATGGTAGACGAAGAGACGCAGCGGCCCAACCCTGACAGCCTGTTGGCCCTGGCCAATGAAAAGCCGCGCGGCCAGTTGAAAATCTTCTTTGGCGCCTGTGCTGGCGTAGGGAAAACCTACGCCATGCTACAGGAGGCGCAACGACTGCGCGCCACCGGATTAGACGTGGTGGTCGGCGTAGTCGAAACCCACGGCCGCAAAGAAACACAGGCAATGTTGCCCGGCCTCGACTTGCTTCCCCCCAAGCGCATTCCCCACCGTGGCCGCCAGCTGCTTGAGTTCGATCTCGACGCCGCACTGGCACGCCATCCCGCCCTTATCCTGATGGACGAATTGGCGCACAGCAACGCCACCGGTTCGCGCCATCCCAAACGCTGGCAGGACATTGAAGAGCTGCTCGACGCAGGGATTGACGTTTTCACCACCGTTAACGTTCAGCATCTTGAAAGCCTCAATGACGTGGTTAGCGGCGTGACCGGCATCATTATCCGTGAAACTGTGCCGGACCATATTTTCGATCAGGCCGATGAAGTGGTACTGGTTGACCTTCCCCCCGACGACCTGCGCCAGCGCCTGAAAGAGGGCAAAGTCTATATTCCCGGCCAGGCTGAACGGGCGATTGAACACTTCTTCCGCAAGGGCAATCTTATCGCCCTGCGTGAGCTTTCCCTGCGCCGCACCGCCGATCGCGTCGATGAGCAGATGCGCGAGTTCCGCGACACACAGGGACGCGAGCGTATTTGGCACACCCGTGACGCGCTGCTGCTGTGTATCGGCCACGACAGCGGCAGTGAAAAACTGGTGCGCGTAGCGGCCAGACTGGCTGCGCGGCTGGGCTGCGCGTGGCATGCGGTTTACGTCGAAACCCCGCGGCTGCATCGCCTGCCTGAAGGCCAGCGGCGGGCCATTTTGCGTGCGCTGAAATTGGCGCAGGAGCTGGGAGCCGAAACGGCTACGCTATCCGAACCGCAGGAAGAGCAGGCGATTCTGCGCTATGCCCGCGAACATTATCTCGGCAAAATTGTGCTTGGTCGTCGCAAAGAGCGTCGTTTTAAATGGCGCACGACATTGATTGACCGGCTGGCGAAAATCGGTCCCGAGCTTGACCTGCTGATCGTCAGTCTCGAGGAAACTGCCCCGGCAAGTCTGCGCAAAGAGTCCGATGCACGAACCTTCAGTGAACGTTTTCGCCGTCAGCTTCAGGGCTGCGCCGTGGCGGTATTAATGTGTGCGCTGATCACTTTTATCTCACAGTTTCTGGTGCCGTTTTTTGACCCCGCCAACCTGATCATGGTTTATTTGCTCGGCGTAGTGATTGTTGCTCTGTTCTACGGGCGTTGGCCGTCGGTATTCGCGGCAGTGATTAATGTCGCCAGCTTTGACCTGTTTCTGGTGCAGCCACGCGGCTCGTTTGCGGTGACCGACGCGCAATATCTGCTGACCTTCGCAGTAATGCTGACAGTTGGAGTGCTGATTGGTAATTTGACTGCCGGAGTGCGCTATCAGGCGCGCATTGCCCGCCATCGCGAAAAACGTGCACAGCATCTTTATGAAATGTCCAAAGGATTGAGTCAGGCAATGACGCCGGAGGCGATAGCACAGACCAGCCGTCACTTTATTTCTACGACTCTGAAGGCCAAAACGGCAGTTCTGCTGCCGCGGCCCGGCGCGGTCGAAGAAGGCACGCTGGATCTTGAGCAAAGCGAGGTAGCCTCTGGTCAGGCGATTGCAGTCGATCAGGCCATTGCCCGCTGGAGTTTTGACAAACAATCTCCCGCCGGAGCGGGTACCGATACCCTGCCCGGCGTGCCTTATCAGCTGCTGCCACTGGTCGCCTCGGGAAAAACCCTGGGCCTGCTGGCAGTAGAACCGGCCAA contains the following coding sequences:
- the phrB gene encoding deoxyribodipyrimidine photo-lyase; this translates as MTTHLVWFRNDLRVTDNRALSAACEDVDAKVIAVFIATPKQWHRHDMAPRQATFIYQHLLALQEMLKERGIPLYYHQCDLFSDSINWLKKFTEEQQVDTLYYNNQVEINEVERDAEVDKSLSAKLQIQRFDDSLLLPPGSVTTGSGEMYKVYTPFRRAFLQRLNESDSRSLPAPHARKKAHKAHDDRIEPFDYPQQDIGDDFPIGEEAARDRLRRFCRENVEDYIEQRDLPAIDGTSTLSPYLAIGVISPRQCFNRLRTEHPHLLEKTDGGAFGWLNELVWREFYRHLLATWPSLCKHQPFVEWTKGVRWRDAPDDLKAWQQGKTGYPIVDAAMRQLNATGWMHNRLRMIVSSFLVKDLLIDWRHGERYFMSQLLDGDLAANNGGWQWSASTGTDSAPYFRIFNPTTQGERFDKQGKFIKAWVPELAEVPEKDIHQPHRWAEKHRRVIDYPRPIIDHARARKDTLAAFEAAKSRAQAED
- the kdpB gene encoding potassium-transporting ATPase subunit KdpB, translating into MTRKTRALFEPRLIRTAIFDAVKKLSPRVQWRNPVMFVVYLGSILTTLIWLAILLGKTEGSAGFTGSVSLWLWFTVLFANFAEALAEGRSKAQAESLKGVQKTSWAKKLYEARYESPPIKVAADSLRKGDFVLIEAGDTVPCDGEVLEGGASVDESAITGESAPVIRESGGDFSSVTGGTRVLSDWLIVECTVNPGETFLDRMIAMVEGAKRRKTPNEVALTILLVALTLVFVLATATLYPFSLFSVDASHAGTPVTVTVLVALLVCLIPTTIGGLLSAIGVAGMSRMLEANVIATSGRAVEAAGDVDVLLLDKTGTITLGNRQAAQFLPAPGVSEQELADAAQLSSLADETPEGRSIVVLAKQRFNLRERDIKSLNATFIAFSAQTRMSGVNIGERIIRKGAVDAIRRHVETNQGHFPPAVEGLVETVARKGGTPLVVAEGARVLGVVELKDIVKGGIKERFSELRKMGIKTVMITGDNRLTAAAIAAEAGVDDFLAEATPEAKLALIRQYQSEGRLVAMTGDGTNDAPALAQADVAVAMNSGTQAAKEAGNMVDLDSNPTKLIEVVHIGKQMLMTRGSLTTFSIANDVAKYFAIIPAAFAATYPQLNALNVMHLHSPSSAIMSAVIFNALVIVFLIPLALRGVSYKPMSAAALLRRNLWIYGVGGLLVPFVGIKAIDLILTVLHLA
- the kdpA gene encoding potassium-transporting ATPase subunit KdpA, which gives rise to MAASAFLLIASFMLVLLLLAHPLGKFIARLIEGEVGVAIAGFERRVLGLAGSSDGEMDWKQFAIAIFSFNLLGIIFLMAILMLQGVLPWNPQHMPNMSWDLAFNTAVSFVTNTNWQAYSGESTLSYFSQMVGLTVQNFLSAATGIAVAFAMIRAFARPSGKTLGNAWTDLIRITLYLLLPLSLLLALYFVSQGVLQNMEAYQHVTTLEGAQQILPMGPVASQEAIKMLGTNGGGFFGVNSAHPFENPTAMTNMVQMLAIFLIPCALCFSFGRVVGDSRQGHALLWTMSLIFVVCVVIVMAAELQGNPHLSALGAASNINMEGKEARFGILASSMFSVITTAASCGAVNAMLDSFTALGGMIPLWLMQIGEVIFGGVGSGLYGMLLFVLLTVFIAGLMIGRTPEYLGKKIDVFDMKMTALAILVTPTLVLLGTALALISPAGLTGIANPGAHGFTEVLYAYSSAANNNGSAFAGLSVNTPFYNLTLAVTMFFGRFGVILPVLAICGSLVAKKRQPAGNGTLPTSGPLFIGLLIGTILLVGALTFIPALALGPVAEHLQVWLAK
- the kdpC gene encoding potassium-transporting ATPase subunit KdpC, whose protein sequence is MSIAIRHHYFRPSLVLLVLFTLITGVAYPLLTTGLSALLFRAPAQGSLIYTAGKPVGSALIGQSFTRMDYFWGRPSATSDSAYNAMASSGSNLAVSNPALDKAVADRVAALRKANPTSSPQVPVDLVTASASGLDPHLSVDAALWQAQRVATARNLTRDQVVQLIAANTSTPLAAFTGQSVVNVLQLNLALDALTTQ
- a CDS encoding K(+)-transporting ATPase subunit F; amino-acid sequence: MNTGVICGALLVLLLLGYLVYALLNAEEF
- the kdpD gene encoding two-component system sensor histidine kinase KdpD, coding for MVDEETQRPNPDSLLALANEKPRGQLKIFFGACAGVGKTYAMLQEAQRLRATGLDVVVGVVETHGRKETQAMLPGLDLLPPKRIPHRGRQLLEFDLDAALARHPALILMDELAHSNATGSRHPKRWQDIEELLDAGIDVFTTVNVQHLESLNDVVSGVTGIIIRETVPDHIFDQADEVVLVDLPPDDLRQRLKEGKVYIPGQAERAIEHFFRKGNLIALRELSLRRTADRVDEQMREFRDTQGRERIWHTRDALLLCIGHDSGSEKLVRVAARLAARLGCAWHAVYVETPRLHRLPEGQRRAILRALKLAQELGAETATLSEPQEEQAILRYAREHYLGKIVLGRRKERRFKWRTTLIDRLAKIGPELDLLIVSLEETAPASLRKESDARTFSERFRRQLQGCAVAVLMCALITFISQFLVPFFDPANLIMVYLLGVVIVALFYGRWPSVFAAVINVASFDLFLVQPRGSFAVTDAQYLLTFAVMLTVGVLIGNLTAGVRYQARIARHREKRAQHLYEMSKGLSQAMTPEAIAQTSRHFISTTLKAKTAVLLPRPGAVEEGTLDLEQSEVASGQAIAVDQAIARWSFDKQSPAGAGTDTLPGVPYQLLPLVASGKTLGLLAVEPANVRQLLVPEQQRLLQTFTVLIANALERLQLAASAESARLETEREQLRNSLLAALSHDLRTPLTVLFGQAEILTLDLASEGSAYAPQANQIRQQVLSTTRLVNNLLDMARIQSGGFNLRKEWQSVEEIIGSALRMLELLLSTHQIIVDLPDEMLLVNCDASLIERVFINLLENAHKYAGVRALITVKARASEDILEITVADNGPGIIAGGERQIFEKFSRGNKESAIPGVGLGLAICHAIIEVHDGRIWAENNPEGGAKFCFTLPLEKLPVLESIELESIEPTPKDIP
- a CDS encoding DUF523 and DUF1722 domain-containing protein — protein: MSEQIPIGISACLLGEKVRFDGGHKRLAFAVEQLAPYVRFEPVCPEMAIGLPTPRPALRLVQTSDSIRMQFSNDADVDITDKMQQYSEQRVAALEHLCGYILCAKSPSCGMERVRVYRENSKDNSKSGVGIYTAELQKQLPWLPIEEDGRLNDPVLRENFVERVFALYELKMLRQSGLTRGKLMAFHSRYKLSLLAHSQPEYRDLGRFVASMDKWSSLEEYFIEYRNRLMTLMTHKATRRNHTNVLMHVQGYFRKQLTSGQRQELAQLIDHYRQGMQPLLAPITLLKHYMHEYPDAYLQQQRYFEPYPEALRLRYGH
- a CDS encoding YbfA family protein, yielding MSDYTPYSLSRLLLRRTAVVLIGIFALPVMLFRSDRARFYSSLYRAWAQTSDKPLWLAQVEMAGQYFY